GCTTTTATCATGCCGAGCTTTTCGTAATAGGGGACGAGGTCATCGTCACAACACAAGTCTATCATATAAATTTCAGCAAGTTTTGTCATCATTCGATGGACAAGTTCCTTGCCGATTCCTCTATTTTTGAACTCAGGCAGCACTTCAAGGAAGGGGATATAGGCTGATAATACTCCATCACTGATTGCTGTGATGAACCCAACAACTCGATCAGTATCTTTATCGAACGCTAAAACCACTTTGCTGCTGTTCTTCAATAATTTTAAATGAGTCTCTGGATTAGGTGGTGTTGGCCAACCATCAAAAAAGCCTACCAGCATTTCAGGTGTAATACCCTCAAGCGAATTTTTATATAACATGAATAATCAACTCCCAAATATTTTTTTAGGCAGTCGATCTAAA
The window above is part of the Mesobacillus jeotgali genome. Proteins encoded here:
- a CDS encoding GNAT family N-acetyltransferase, whose product is MLYKNSLEGITPEMLVGFFDGWPTPPNPETHLKLLKNSSKVVLAFDKDTDRVVGFITAISDGVLSAYIPFLEVLPEFKNRGIGKELVHRMMTKLAEIYMIDLCCDDDLVPYYEKLGMIKANGMLLRNYERQSGI